The following proteins come from a genomic window of Acidobacteriota bacterium:
- a CDS encoding peptidase M28, with the protein MSAGVVIATSVVLESNSFRRQVCANIRKGTLTLHNSILPTVGFASLLVLLSIPGVTQRNPQLQTPQAPAPAPIPVKQVDLDTATPDPQIVEALKEISGDHIRAAIERLVTFKNRNTLSSNDQEMISQGLGVTAAAKWIQEEFERYSHACGGCLQVKTDSFTQPVAARVPTPTPLTNVYAVLQGSDPDNAKRIYLVTGHYDSRNSDTLNTKDAAPGANDDASGTAVSLECARVLSKYKFPATLIFLSVAGEEQGLDGAKHFAEMARQQGWEIQGVLNNDIVGGNTTPGDSGQRKDTVRVFSEGIPASAKPEDITRIRNLGGENDSRSRELARYIRKTAKQYLPQFQPTLIFRRDRFLRGGDHTAFNEEGFAGVRFTEYREDFHHQHQNVRIENGIEYGDLLKFVDFGYVANVARVNAATLASLALAPAPPANVRIDTRGLTNDTTLTWEASPGGGARQYQILWRDADQPYWQHAMNAPAGSTAVTLPISKDNVIFALRAVDAKGHASLLVVPRPSGRIDVPGRAAAASSGM; encoded by the coding sequence ATGAGTGCCGGGGTGGTGATTGCCACTTCCGTAGTTTTAGAATCTAACAGTTTTCGCCGTCAAGTCTGCGCCAACATACGAAAGGGAACTCTGACCTTGCACAACTCCATACTGCCAACCGTCGGGTTCGCATCTCTTCTAGTGTTGCTCTCAATCCCAGGTGTCACGCAGCGGAACCCTCAACTCCAAACTCCTCAGGCGCCCGCACCAGCTCCGATTCCGGTGAAACAAGTTGATCTGGATACGGCTACGCCTGATCCACAGATCGTCGAGGCTCTAAAGGAGATTTCCGGCGATCACATTCGGGCCGCGATCGAGAGGCTGGTTACCTTCAAGAATCGCAATACGCTCTCCTCGAACGATCAGGAGATGATCTCGCAAGGTCTGGGAGTGACCGCCGCCGCCAAATGGATTCAGGAGGAGTTCGAGCGCTACTCGCACGCGTGTGGCGGATGTCTGCAGGTAAAGACCGATTCATTTACGCAACCGGTCGCGGCGCGGGTACCGACTCCGACGCCTCTGACCAATGTCTACGCTGTACTGCAAGGCTCCGATCCCGACAACGCGAAACGGATTTACCTCGTCACCGGTCACTACGATTCGCGCAATTCCGACACGTTGAACACGAAAGATGCTGCGCCGGGAGCAAATGACGACGCCAGCGGCACGGCGGTAAGCCTCGAATGCGCGCGCGTGCTCAGCAAATACAAATTTCCTGCGACCCTGATTTTTCTGAGTGTTGCCGGCGAGGAACAAGGGCTCGACGGCGCCAAGCACTTCGCGGAGATGGCACGTCAGCAGGGTTGGGAGATTCAGGGAGTGCTGAATAACGATATCGTCGGCGGCAACACCACCCCGGGAGATTCCGGGCAGCGCAAGGACACAGTGCGCGTCTTCTCGGAGGGGATACCGGCGTCGGCAAAGCCGGAAGACATTACGCGTATTCGCAATCTCGGGGGCGAGAACGACTCGCGATCACGAGAACTCGCTCGCTACATTCGCAAGACGGCAAAGCAATATCTTCCGCAATTTCAGCCCACGCTGATCTTCCGGCGCGACCGCTTCCTGCGTGGAGGCGATCACACCGCGTTCAATGAAGAGGGATTTGCCGGCGTTCGCTTTACCGAATACCGTGAAGACTTTCATCATCAGCATCAGAACGTGCGCATCGAGAATGGCATTGAGTATGGCGATCTGTTGAAATTCGTCGACTTTGGATATGTCGCCAACGTGGCGCGCGTGAATGCCGCGACTCTGGCATCGCTGGCATTGGCGCCTGCTCCGCCTGCCAATGTCCGCATTGATACTCGCGGGCTCACGAACGATACCACCCTCACCTGGGAGGCGTCTCCGGGCGGAGGAGCGAGGCAATATCAAATTCTCTGGCGCGATGCGGATCAGCCATATTGGCAGCACGCGATGAACGCTCCCGCCGGCAGCACTGCAGTTACGCTGCCGATTTCGAAAGACAACGTGATCTTCGCCCTGCGCGCAGTCGATGCGAAAGGACACGCCAGCTTGCTCGTCGTACCGCGTCCGAGCGGTAGAATCGACGTACCCGGCAGAGCCGCAGCCGCTTCGTCCGGGATGTGA
- a CDS encoding CAAX protease family protein — MFGLSGISASRVEEASPSLRFIYLLEIFTAWALIEATIWHYGKTQFRLFWISFAFIVASTIAHRPKLSEIGLSVRGLRTSLWVIPSAIAVSSAAMLLAWAAGTLHPLFGAVAQAKHSSGYAIWAVLQQFILQSYFYLRFEKLVSPRSAILLSAGLFCLAHIPNPVLLVTCLIAGCIACEIFRRNRNIYALGVAHAILGLTIAITVPDDIQRHMRVGIGYYHYHKS; from the coding sequence ATGTTCGGCTTATCTGGTATCAGTGCCTCCAGGGTGGAAGAAGCAAGCCCTTCCTTAAGATTCATTTACCTGCTTGAGATATTCACCGCCTGGGCGCTTATAGAAGCGACGATCTGGCATTACGGAAAGACTCAGTTCCGGCTCTTCTGGATTTCATTTGCGTTCATCGTTGCGAGCACGATCGCACATCGCCCCAAACTCAGCGAGATCGGCCTGAGTGTGCGCGGATTGCGTACCTCACTGTGGGTGATTCCCTCTGCAATCGCAGTATCGAGCGCGGCAATGCTGCTGGCGTGGGCGGCAGGAACTCTGCATCCCTTGTTTGGAGCGGTAGCCCAGGCGAAGCACTCGAGCGGGTACGCGATCTGGGCTGTGCTGCAACAATTCATTCTGCAATCGTATTTCTACCTGCGTTTCGAGAAGCTGGTCTCTCCGCGCAGCGCGATTCTGCTGAGTGCGGGACTTTTCTGCCTCGCGCACATTCCCAATCCGGTACTGCTCGTGACCTGCCTGATCGCCGGCTGCATCGCCTGCGAGATATTTCGTCGCAATCGCAACATCTACGCACTCGGCGTAGCCCACGCGATCCTGGGACTCACCATTGCCATCACAGTGCCGGACGACATTCAGCGGCATATGCGCGTGGGAATTGGCTATTACCACTATCATAAAAGTTGA
- a CDS encoding DNA polymerase IV — protein sequence MDAFFVSVEELLDPSLKGKPVIVGGAKDQRGVVAAASYAARKFGVHSAMPLRTAAKLCPDGIYLDGHMELYREYSDKVRKILCRFSPKIEMASVDEAYLDMTGTARLLGPPLKAAHGLHNAIGTELNLNCSIGIGSARVVAKIASDLAKPNGVLFVHPGHEIRMFAGLPVRKMPGIGKVTEARLHEMGIRTFAELNARQDLEHEFGVVGSAMAGKARGEDAGGWFDEEIGENAPKSISHEHTFGDDTSDVQVLETTLARLTEMVARRLREQKFEARTIQLKLRYSDFHTITRAHSLPEPTSSDHAILSNIRVLFHNNWRKGARVRLLGVHVSGFDSPGSTASFDFDGDERWRQALSAADRLRDKYGESAVHIGTALKANIRERTHENPAGLRGKPSDKQ from the coding sequence ATGGACGCCTTCTTTGTCTCCGTGGAGGAGCTGCTCGATCCGTCGCTCAAGGGCAAGCCCGTCATCGTGGGTGGTGCCAAGGATCAGCGCGGAGTAGTCGCTGCTGCGTCCTATGCTGCGCGGAAATTCGGCGTGCACTCTGCAATGCCATTGCGCACCGCGGCCAAACTGTGTCCTGATGGCATTTACCTCGATGGGCACATGGAGCTCTATCGCGAGTACTCAGACAAGGTTCGCAAAATCCTCTGCCGCTTTTCACCGAAAATAGAGATGGCGTCGGTCGATGAGGCCTATCTCGACATGACCGGCACTGCGCGTTTGCTCGGTCCGCCGCTTAAGGCAGCTCACGGCTTGCACAACGCGATTGGCACTGAGCTGAATCTGAATTGCTCCATCGGAATCGGCAGTGCTCGGGTTGTGGCCAAGATCGCCTCGGATCTGGCAAAGCCCAACGGCGTTCTCTTCGTTCATCCAGGTCACGAAATCCGGATGTTTGCCGGGCTTCCAGTGCGGAAGATGCCCGGCATCGGCAAAGTCACCGAAGCGCGCCTGCATGAGATGGGCATTCGCACTTTTGCGGAGCTCAACGCGCGTCAAGATCTCGAGCATGAGTTCGGGGTTGTCGGATCAGCGATGGCCGGCAAAGCTCGAGGCGAAGACGCCGGCGGCTGGTTCGACGAGGAGATCGGCGAAAACGCGCCGAAATCCATTAGCCATGAGCATACCTTCGGCGACGATACCTCGGACGTCCAGGTGCTGGAGACCACGCTAGCACGATTAACGGAGATGGTTGCACGACGTCTGCGCGAGCAGAAATTTGAAGCGAGAACCATTCAGCTGAAACTGCGCTATTCGGACTTCCACACCATCACGCGAGCGCATTCCCTGCCGGAGCCAACCAGCAGCGATCACGCGATCCTCTCGAATATCCGTGTCCTCTTTCACAACAATTGGAGAAAGGGCGCTCGCGTGCGCTTGCTTGGAGTGCATGTATCCGGATTCGACTCCCCCGGCTCAACCGCCTCATTCGACTTCGACGGCGACGAGCGCTGGCGACAGGCGCTCTCTGCAGCCGATCGCCTGCGCGACAAGTACGGAGAGTCGGCGGTGCATATTGGCACCGCGTTAAAGGCCAATATTCGCGAAAGGACCCACGAGAATCCAGCTGGGCTGAGGGGCAAACCCAGCGATAAGCAATAA
- a CDS encoding ABC transporter ATP-binding protein: MIQLSGAGKRFGHKLLFEDLDWLITPNDRVGVVGANGTGKSTLLKVLAGIESLDYGSIVRTKGITAGYLPQDGLSLSGRTVFVECISVFDEIRAMEQELEQLTVRMSELDHVSAEYAQVADRFHILETQFHAHDGYALEAQVGAVLTGLGFRKEDWQRATEEFSGGWQMRIALAKLLLQKPNLLLLDEPTNHLDLETRNWLEDYLSNYPYAFVLISHDRYFLDVTVKKTVEIWNKRVQFYSGNYEKYLAQREERKTQLESAYRNQREKIEQLEAFINRFRYQATKAKQVQSRIKELERMERIKIPPEEKTIHFHFPKPKPSGRMVADFKGVAKNYDTKEVFRNVNFVIERGDRIALVGANGAGKSTLIRMLSGSEPLTAGEYVLGHHAEPDYFAQDQYKVLSPERRMLDDLEEVAPRSTMTELRNLLGCFLFSDDDVFKTLGVLSGGERNRYALARMLLHPSNFLLLDEPTNHLDLRAKDVLLNALQEFSGTVVFVSHDRYFIDKLATRVFEVGGGNVEVFPGNYEDYLWRKQGGATQLSSSAPQSQSAMRSMAETAEAHSDLRAAKNGIPAAKDSAEPKQRRVNPIKLRQMKERVHEIEEEITKVEAGIAECEQALQNFVTAQETARVTSLLETRRSDLESLMKEWEEISAVIESA, encoded by the coding sequence ATGATTCAGCTCTCGGGCGCTGGAAAGCGCTTCGGCCACAAACTGCTGTTCGAAGATCTTGATTGGCTGATCACACCCAACGACCGCGTTGGCGTGGTCGGTGCTAATGGGACGGGAAAATCCACGCTGCTGAAAGTGCTTGCCGGAATCGAATCGCTCGATTACGGCAGCATCGTGCGCACGAAGGGAATTACCGCGGGTTATCTTCCGCAGGATGGTCTCTCGCTTAGCGGACGGACGGTCTTCGTCGAATGCATCTCTGTCTTCGACGAGATTCGCGCGATGGAGCAGGAACTCGAACAACTCACTGTCCGCATGTCCGAGCTGGATCACGTTAGTGCTGAATACGCGCAGGTTGCCGATCGATTCCACATCCTGGAGACGCAGTTCCATGCACACGATGGCTACGCGCTGGAAGCTCAGGTCGGCGCGGTATTAACCGGCCTGGGCTTCCGCAAAGAAGATTGGCAGCGGGCGACCGAGGAGTTCTCGGGCGGATGGCAGATGCGAATTGCGCTCGCCAAGCTCCTGCTGCAGAAACCGAATTTGTTGCTTCTCGATGAACCCACGAACCATTTGGATCTCGAGACACGCAACTGGCTTGAAGACTATCTCAGCAACTACCCATATGCCTTTGTGCTCATCTCCCATGACCGCTATTTCCTCGACGTCACGGTAAAGAAAACGGTCGAGATCTGGAACAAGCGTGTGCAGTTCTATAGCGGGAATTACGAGAAGTACCTGGCGCAACGGGAAGAGCGTAAGACGCAACTTGAGTCCGCGTATCGAAATCAGCGCGAGAAGATCGAGCAGCTCGAAGCCTTCATTAATCGCTTTCGCTATCAGGCGACCAAGGCAAAACAGGTCCAGAGCCGCATCAAGGAACTTGAACGCATGGAGCGCATCAAGATTCCGCCGGAAGAGAAAACCATCCATTTTCATTTTCCGAAACCCAAACCAAGCGGACGAATGGTCGCGGACTTCAAGGGAGTGGCCAAGAATTACGACACCAAGGAAGTCTTTCGTAATGTGAACTTCGTGATCGAGCGCGGTGATCGCATTGCTCTTGTAGGCGCAAATGGCGCGGGCAAGTCGACGCTGATCCGCATGTTGAGCGGCAGTGAACCGCTTACGGCCGGTGAGTACGTTCTTGGACACCACGCGGAGCCAGACTACTTCGCGCAAGACCAGTACAAAGTGCTCAGTCCTGAACGCCGCATGCTGGATGATCTGGAAGAGGTCGCTCCACGTTCCACGATGACCGAACTCCGCAACTTGCTCGGCTGCTTTTTGTTTTCGGACGATGACGTATTCAAAACGCTGGGCGTGCTCTCGGGAGGCGAACGCAATCGTTATGCATTAGCGCGCATGCTGCTGCATCCCTCAAATTTTCTGTTGCTGGATGAGCCTACGAATCACCTGGATCTGAGGGCCAAGGACGTGCTGCTGAACGCACTGCAGGAGTTCAGCGGAACCGTCGTCTTCGTTTCGCATGATCGTTATTTCATCGACAAGCTGGCCACGCGAGTCTTCGAAGTAGGCGGCGGCAACGTCGAGGTATTTCCGGGTAACTACGAAGATTATCTCTGGCGCAAGCAAGGTGGCGCGACTCAGCTGAGCAGCAGCGCGCCTCAGAGTCAATCTGCCATGCGTTCAATGGCTGAGACTGCAGAAGCCCACTCCGACTTACGCGCAGCGAAGAACGGTATTCCCGCGGCAAAAGACTCTGCCGAGCCGAAGCAGAGGCGAGTGAATCCCATCAAACTTCGGCAAATGAAAGAAAGGGTGCATGAGATCGAGGAAGAAATCACCAAAGTCGAGGCCGGCATCGCAGAATGCGAGCAGGCGCTTCAGAACTTTGTGACCGCACAGGAGACGGCGAGAGTGACGAGCTTATTGGAGACCCGGCGATCCGATCTGGAGTCTCTGATGAAGGAGTGGGAAGAAATCTCGGCGGTCATTGAGAGTGCGTGA
- a CDS encoding TIGR02453 family protein, with amino-acid sequence MSSRATSLAVRRQPIAETRFPGFPAEAITFLRGLERNNKREWFQPRKHIYEEQVRSPLESLVNAINGELAEFAPRYVTPVKKAVFRIYRDTRFSKDKRPYKTHVAATFYLQNLCKAAGPCFYFHFTAKELLVFAGVWMPERDELLAIRSLLAERHGEFREILRGKPLRNAMGELQGEQLSRVPKGFAKDHPAEDLIRRKQWFLEHTLDGEVITSGRMLPEIMKRFLAAAPMLEFLNQPFVQERRPKKLPFMAF; translated from the coding sequence ATGTCCAGCCGAGCAACTTCCCTCGCCGTACGCCGGCAGCCGATCGCCGAAACCCGCTTTCCCGGTTTTCCCGCCGAAGCAATCACGTTCCTTCGAGGACTTGAGCGCAACAACAAACGCGAATGGTTCCAACCACGCAAGCACATTTATGAGGAACAAGTTCGCAGTCCACTTGAATCGTTAGTCAACGCGATTAATGGCGAGCTTGCGGAGTTTGCTCCGCGATACGTGACACCGGTGAAGAAGGCTGTCTTTCGCATATATCGCGATACTCGCTTCTCCAAGGACAAACGGCCTTATAAGACTCACGTCGCGGCCACCTTCTATCTTCAGAACCTTTGCAAGGCTGCCGGCCCGTGCTTCTACTTTCATTTCACCGCAAAAGAGCTGCTGGTCTTCGCGGGGGTCTGGATGCCGGAGCGCGACGAACTCCTTGCCATCCGAAGTCTTCTGGCCGAACGTCATGGGGAGTTTCGCGAGATCCTGCGCGGCAAGCCGCTGCGAAATGCGATGGGAGAACTTCAAGGCGAACAACTCTCGCGTGTGCCCAAGGGATTCGCGAAAGATCATCCTGCAGAAGATCTGATTCGCAGGAAGCAGTGGTTCCTGGAGCACACTCTCGATGGCGAAGTGATTACTTCAGGAAGAATGCTGCCCGAGATCATGAAGCGCTTTCTCGCGGCGGCGCCGATGCTCGAATTCCTCAATCAGCCTTTTGTGCAGGAACGCCGGCCAAAGAAACTGCCGTTCATGGCCTTCTGA
- a CDS encoding cysteine synthase, which produces MRQVLGKTQLERVGSTPLVRLTRITGSLPRVQILGKGEWANPGGSVKDRPALNIVREAERNGQLGTGRTLLDATSGNTGIAYAMIGAARGFPVKLCMPSNVSLERKRILKAYGAEIVWTDPNDGSDGAIRQARELAASEPDKYFYADQYSNDANWRAHYHTTANEIWSQTEGRVTHFVATMGTSGTFVGCTRRLRELNPKIKCISLQPDSPFHGLEGLKHMATAIVPKIYDPSLADEDHGISTEASYAMLKRLAREEGLLVGISSGTAVVGALELAQRLENSGWIAENGEAVIVTILCDSADRYVSERLWEE; this is translated from the coding sequence ATACGCCAAGTGCTTGGAAAGACACAACTTGAGCGCGTTGGCAGTACGCCCTTGGTGCGCCTGACGAGGATCACCGGGAGCCTGCCCAGAGTCCAGATTCTGGGCAAGGGGGAATGGGCGAATCCCGGCGGCTCGGTAAAGGACCGTCCAGCCCTGAATATCGTTCGTGAAGCCGAGCGCAATGGACAGCTTGGCACTGGCCGTACCCTGCTCGATGCCACCAGCGGGAATACCGGCATCGCCTATGCCATGATCGGCGCGGCACGTGGATTCCCGGTCAAGCTTTGCATGCCGTCCAATGTGTCGCTCGAGCGCAAACGCATCCTGAAAGCGTATGGCGCGGAGATCGTCTGGACGGATCCCAATGACGGCTCCGACGGAGCGATTCGTCAAGCCCGCGAGCTGGCGGCCAGCGAGCCGGACAAGTACTTTTACGCCGACCAGTATTCGAACGATGCCAATTGGCGTGCCCACTATCACACGACAGCCAACGAAATCTGGAGCCAGACTGAAGGACGCGTCACGCACTTCGTGGCGACCATGGGAACCAGCGGCACGTTCGTCGGATGCACGCGACGCTTGCGTGAACTGAATCCGAAGATCAAGTGCATCTCGCTCCAGCCGGACTCGCCCTTCCACGGACTCGAAGGTTTGAAGCACATGGCGACGGCCATTGTGCCGAAGATCTACGATCCGTCGCTGGCGGATGAAGATCATGGCATTTCCACTGAAGCTTCATACGCGATGCTGAAGCGGCTTGCGCGAGAAGAGGGACTGCTGGTTGGGATTTCGTCGGGCACGGCAGTGGTCGGGGCTTTGGAGCTTGCCCAGCGGCTGGAAAATTCAGGATGGATTGCGGAGAACGGCGAGGCGGTGATTGTGACGATCCTGTGCGATTCGGCTGACAGATATGTGAGTGAGCGACTATGGGAGGAATGA
- a CDS encoding transporter, translated as MRAGIGSCVGSFVGGTALGAGLMYILDPNRGNARRAKLREKAIRAVHMTQREANKQLRNAGNHLVGIMREVKSSIRDRSSEISDDILLDRVRAQLGRDVRHMRMLDFTVEDGCVIVAGQALRGEADKIRGRLRKTRGVRDCDVRVAEVSQSEMERLAGGRGFNPQRAAL; from the coding sequence ATGCGAGCTGGAATTGGAAGCTGCGTCGGATCATTTGTTGGCGGAACCGCGCTCGGAGCTGGTTTGATGTACATCCTGGATCCCAATCGTGGCAATGCGCGTCGCGCTAAGCTGCGCGAGAAAGCAATTCGCGCAGTGCACATGACCCAGCGAGAGGCGAATAAGCAATTACGAAACGCGGGCAATCACCTCGTGGGAATAATGCGGGAAGTCAAGTCATCCATTCGTGACCGGTCTTCCGAAATCTCCGATGACATACTCCTTGACCGCGTTCGCGCTCAGCTCGGCCGAGACGTTCGCCACATGCGCATGCTCGACTTCACCGTGGAGGACGGATGCGTAATCGTCGCCGGCCAAGCACTTCGCGGCGAAGCGGACAAGATTCGCGGCAGACTGAGAAAGACCAGAGGCGTGCGCGATTGCGATGTGCGGGTGGCCGAGGTAAGCCAGAGTGAGATGGAGCGTCTGGCTGGCGGACGAGGCTTCAATCCTCAGCGTGCGGCGTTGTAA
- a CDS encoding amidase: MNLHQLPATEMAEQVRRRQISPTELVEAHLARIERLNPKLNAFIELRMDEALAEAKAAEKMVEKSDPLGPLHGVPISIKSAIGVAGLKFECGSPTRAGLVAQQDAVLVQRLKKAGAIVLGNTNVPELLMAYHTDNPLYGRTNSPWDPERTPGGSSGGDAAAIAAGLCAAGIGSDGGGSIRVPAHFSGICGLKPTPGRIPITGHWPESGGPFALLGVVGPMARSVEDLSLLFRVIAGFDAGDPMATPIPLRETSDEQLPKLTVGYLEEHATAPVTSETRAAVKAAVAALRDAGLRVEHFEPDVLNQAREHWWTLFVRLAAEMLAPEFKGRQHETSAILTYSDHPPTKEELLAAWFGRDQLRLRLMQQMNRAPVLICPVCSIPAFRHAEREWIISGKRISYMDAMSYTQWFNLLGNPAVVLPAGSSPEGLPIGVQIVGQPNSEELILKVAGVVEQALAPAKQSPMMTESSVSAVQP; the protein is encoded by the coding sequence ATGAACTTGCACCAACTGCCCGCAACTGAAATGGCAGAACAGGTCCGGCGCCGTCAAATTTCGCCTACAGAACTCGTGGAAGCGCATCTTGCAAGAATCGAGCGGCTCAATCCGAAGCTGAATGCGTTCATCGAATTGCGAATGGACGAGGCACTCGCCGAAGCTAAGGCAGCGGAGAAGATGGTAGAGAAAAGCGATCCGCTGGGTCCCCTTCATGGCGTTCCTATCAGCATCAAGAGTGCGATTGGAGTTGCTGGACTCAAATTCGAGTGTGGGAGTCCTACTCGCGCCGGACTCGTCGCGCAGCAAGACGCGGTTCTCGTTCAACGACTCAAGAAAGCCGGAGCTATTGTCCTCGGCAACACCAACGTTCCCGAGTTGCTTATGGCATATCACACTGACAATCCACTCTACGGACGCACCAATAGTCCCTGGGATCCTGAGCGCACGCCAGGCGGCTCCAGCGGTGGCGATGCGGCGGCCATCGCTGCGGGCTTGTGTGCGGCAGGAATCGGCAGCGATGGAGGCGGTTCGATCCGTGTACCTGCGCATTTCAGCGGCATCTGTGGGCTGAAACCTACCCCCGGACGCATTCCTATTACGGGACACTGGCCTGAGAGTGGCGGGCCGTTTGCTCTGCTTGGCGTCGTCGGCCCGATGGCTCGATCTGTGGAGGACCTCAGTCTTCTCTTTCGCGTGATTGCAGGATTCGATGCGGGTGATCCGATGGCAACGCCGATTCCGTTACGAGAAACATCTGATGAACAATTGCCGAAGCTCACAGTTGGATATCTCGAAGAGCATGCTACAGCTCCTGTGACTTCTGAGACGCGAGCAGCTGTCAAAGCCGCAGTAGCGGCATTGAGGGATGCCGGGCTGCGGGTGGAGCATTTCGAGCCCGACGTTCTCAACCAAGCTCGCGAGCACTGGTGGACACTCTTCGTGCGACTTGCTGCCGAGATGCTCGCACCCGAGTTCAAAGGCCGTCAGCACGAGACCAGCGCGATTCTCACCTACTCCGATCATCCGCCCACGAAAGAGGAGCTTCTGGCCGCCTGGTTCGGACGCGACCAGCTTCGCCTTCGGCTGATGCAACAGATGAATCGAGCACCAGTCCTGATCTGCCCGGTGTGCTCGATTCCGGCTTTTCGCCACGCAGAGCGCGAATGGATTATCTCCGGTAAACGCATCTCCTACATGGATGCGATGAGCTACACCCAATGGTTCAACCTACTTGGAAATCCAGCCGTGGTTCTGCCCGCAGGTTCGTCACCAGAAGGGTTGCCAATCGGAGTTCAAATTGTGGGGCAGCCGAATTCGGAGGAACTGATCCTGAAGGTCGCGGGGGTGGTAGAACAGGCGCTCGCGCCAGCAAAGCAGTCACCTATGATGACTGAAAGCAGTGTCTCTGCGGTCCAACCATAA
- a CDS encoding aminodeoxychorismate/anthranilate synthase component II, which translates to MIFVLDNYDSFTFNLVQYIGETGEEVQVRRNDQVTVEEIEEMAPRKIVLSPGPCTPNEAGISLELIRHFAGKIPILGVCLGHQAIGAAFGGTVIRSDRIMHGKTSMVEHDGRTIFRGVNSPMVANRYHSLIVEEKSLPKELEISARSEENGKTVIMGLRHRSLPVEGVQFHPESVLTPDGAKLIQNFLQ; encoded by the coding sequence CTACGACTCGTTCACCTTCAATCTTGTTCAGTACATTGGCGAGACCGGAGAAGAGGTGCAGGTTCGGCGCAATGATCAAGTCACGGTGGAAGAGATCGAAGAGATGGCTCCGCGCAAAATCGTGTTGTCACCAGGGCCGTGCACTCCCAACGAAGCCGGTATCTCACTGGAACTGATTCGGCATTTCGCCGGCAAAATTCCGATCCTCGGTGTGTGCCTTGGACATCAGGCCATCGGCGCTGCATTTGGCGGAACTGTCATTCGTTCTGATCGCATCATGCATGGCAAGACCAGCATGGTGGAGCATGATGGCCGCACCATCTTCCGCGGCGTGAATTCACCCATGGTCGCAAATCGCTATCATTCACTGATAGTCGAAGAGAAGAGTTTGCCGAAAGAGCTCGAGATTTCTGCCCGCAGCGAAGAGAATGGTAAAACTGTGATCATGGGGCTTCGCCATCGCAGTCTTCCTGTGGAAGGGGTGCAGTTCCATCCTGAAAGCGTGCTCACGCCAGACGGCGCCAAACTGATTCAAAACTTCCTGCAGTAG